The Felis catus isolate Fca126 chromosome X, F.catus_Fca126_mat1.0, whole genome shotgun sequence genome includes a region encoding these proteins:
- the FUNDC2 gene encoding FUN14 domain-containing protein 2: METSGPRAGSPLAAATAARHSVSYRAKPLRLSSRDELAEMAASSQGNFERNFESLDLAEFAKKQPWWRKLFGQESGPSAEKYSVATQLVIGGVTGWCTGFIFQKVGKLAATAVGGGFFLLQLANHTGYIKIDWQRVEKDMKKAKEQLKIRKSSQIPSEVKSKAEEVVSFVKKNILVTGGFFGGFLLGMAS; this comes from the exons ATGGAAACATCTGGCCCACGTGCCGGAAGCCCGCtcgcggcggcgacggcggcgcGCCACTCCGTGTCCTATCGCGCCAAACCCCTGCGGCTGTCATCGCGAGACGAGCTCGCCGAAATGGCCGCTTCCAGTCAAG GAAACTTTGAGAGAAATTTTGAGTCACTGGACCTTGCAGAATTTGCTAAAAAGCAGCCATGGTGGCGCAAGCTATTTGGGCAGGAATCTGGGCCCTCAGCTGAAAAATACAGCGTGGCGACCCAGCTGGTAATTGGAGGTGTCACTGGATG GTGCACGGGTTTCATATTCCAGAAGGTTGGAAAGTTGGCTGCAACCGCTGTGGGAGGTGGATTTTTTCTCCTTCAG CTTGCAAACCATACTGGGTACATCAAGATTGACTGGCAGCGAGTAGAGAAGGACATGAAGAAAGCCAAGGAACAACTGAAGATCCGTAAGAGCAGCCAGATACCCAGCGAGGTCAAAAGCAAAGCAGAGGAG GTAGTGTCATTTGTGAAGAAGAACATTCTAGTGACTGGTGGATTTTTCGGAGGCTTTCTACTTGGCATGGCATCCTAA